ACCGCCAGCAGGTTCTGCTCGACGGTCAGCTTGCGGAAGACCGAGGGCTCCTGGGCCAGGTAGCCGATCCCCTTGCGGGCGCGCAGGTGCATGGGAAGCTGCGAGACGTCCTCGCCGTCCAGGGTGATCGCGCCATCGTTGGGACGGACCAGGCCCGTGACCATGTAGAAGGTGGTCGTCTTGCCGGCGCCGTTGGGGCCCAAGAGCCCGACCACCTCGCCGCGGTTGACGTTGATGGACACGTCGTTGACCACGCGTCGCTGGCGGTAAGTCTTGATGAGGTTCTTGGTTTCGATCATTGCCGCGTTACCCTCCGATCTTGGGGGCGGCCGAGCCGGATGCGGGGAGCATCAGGCGGGTGCGCGTCGCGCCCTCGGCGACGAGCCGGCGCTGGGCCACGTAGTAGGTGACCTTGTCGCCGCGGAAGGTCCCGGTTGAGCGCTTGGCCTCGACCTTGCCCGAGAAGACGATCCGCTCCACCCGGTCCTCCTTGGGTGTGGCGTAGATGGTCGCCTGGTCACAGCTCACGGCCAGGTCCTTGAGGGTGATCGCCACGTCGCCCTTGACGGTGTAGGTGTGAGCCCTGCCGTCGTACTCGGTGGTGCGCGCCAGCACCTCCATCTGGTCGAGGGCCTGGGCGGGGGCCGGCGCGGGCTTGGCGGGCGCCGCCAGGGCGGGGGCCTGCCAAAGCGCGAGGGCCATGGCGAGCGAGAGCCGAGCCTGCAGGTTGTGCGTCATGTCTAGTCCCACCCTGTCTCTACCTGGATCGTCGCACGCACCGGCGCGCCCATCCGGACCTGTTCCAAGCTGCGATCGCCCCAGAGCTCGGGCCCCGACAGGCGGCTGACCCCGCGGCTGAAGACCACGTTCCCCTTCGCGTGCAGCGACTGCGACGCGGCCTGCCAGATGATCTCGTCGGCCCTCACCGCCGTGTCGGATCGGGCCGCCCCC
The Pantanalinema sp. genome window above contains:
- a CDS encoding LptA/OstA family protein, yielding MTHNLQARLSLAMALALWQAPALAAPAKPAPAPAQALDQMEVLARTTEYDGRAHTYTVKGDVAITLKDLAVSCDQATIYATPKEDRVERIVFSGKVEAKRSTGTFRGDKVTYYVAQRRLVAEGATRTRLMLPASGSAAPKIGG